The DNA window CGAGGATCACCTGACCTTTCTCGCCGGCCTGGAGGAGCGGGGTCTCTCGGTGACCGCCGGCCGTCAGGAGCCGGCGGTGGGCGGCATCATCCTGCTGGACGTGGACACCGAGGCCGAGGCGCACGAGCTGATCGCCCAGGACCCGTACGTGCAGCGCGGCCTCGCCGAGTACACGGCCACCGGCTGGCACCCGACCCGTGGCGCGCTCGCCGGATACCAGCGGAACCGGCCCTAAGGGTCGAGATCCGACCCGGACAGCAGGCTCCGGATGGTCAGCTCCGCGGTGACCGCCGGCGGGCACTCGTCGTAGATCACCGCGGTGCCGACGTACCGGCTGCCGGCCAGGGTGCGCAGGCCACGGGCCTGCGCCCCGGTCGAAGCCCAGTCGTCGACGATGAGCACGCGATCGTCCGGGGCGAGCAACCGGTCCCGGATGCCCAGGTGCTGCACGTCGCCTCGATGATCGGCCGGCACCTCGGCCCAGATCATCGGCTCGGCGATCGGCCGGCGCGCCCCGGCCCGGTACGCCTCCACGAACCCGACGCCGAGCGACCGTGCCACCAGTGGACCCAGAAGGAATCCGGTGACCTCCGGTGAGACCACAACGGTCGGACGCTCTGACCGGAAAAGATCAGCCAGGGCGGGGCCCAGACCGTCCAGAATCCTCGGCTCGCGCCACCAGCCGGAGCGGTCACTGACGAGGTATTCGCTGTTCGGGCCGGGATTGGTCCAGCGGAACTCGGAACGCAGAAGATCACGGAGATCGGTGGTCACGTCGACATCCTGTCACCGTGGACCGGTTCTGCTTGGACCGACCGAATGACGCCGGCACTGCCGGGTGGGCAGAACCACCTCAGCCTAGGGGTCAAGATGATGCCTGACATCACGTCCATCGGGCATGCTGTTCGGCGGAGCCATGCCTACTTTGCTGCCGGGCCGACGCCCGATGAGCCCCGGGAACCGCGCCGGCCTCGGCGCGGCCCTCGTGCTGCTCGCTGTGGTGTCCGCCGTGGAGCTCGCCGACGGCCGGACCGCTGAGTTCGTCGGCCTGCTGGCGGCCGTGCCGTTCCTCGCCGCCGTCTTCGCGGTGTGGCAGGTGGTTCTCGGTGCCGGGGTGGCCGCCACGGTGGTCGGCGGGGTCTACCTGGGCATGGCCGGCACGCCCGGCATGGCCGGTCTGGTCAACCTGATGGGCATCATCCTGGCGACCGGCGTCGCGGCGGCCGGCGCGACGATCCGGCAGCGCCAGGCGGACCGGATCGCCGAGCTGCTGCGGCTCGCCGCCGTCGCCCAGCAAGCGGTGCTGCGCCCGATCGGGCCGCAGGTGGGAGCGCTCTCGGTCGCTGGGCG is part of the Actinoplanes missouriensis 431 genome and encodes:
- a CDS encoding YciI family protein; the encoded protein is MISKYLKPLAEVDAAREDHLTFLAGLEERGLSVTAGRQEPAVGGIILLDVDTEAEAHELIAQDPYVQRGLAEYTATGWHPTRGALAGYQRNRP
- a CDS encoding phosphoribosyltransferase family protein, producing the protein MTTDLRDLLRSEFRWTNPGPNSEYLVSDRSGWWREPRILDGLGPALADLFRSERPTVVVSPEVTGFLLGPLVARSLGVGFVEAYRAGARRPIAEPMIWAEVPADHRGDVQHLGIRDRLLAPDDRVLIVDDWASTGAQARGLRTLAGSRYVGTAVIYDECPPAVTAELTIRSLLSGSDLDP